The Coffea arabica cultivar ET-39 chromosome 9e, Coffea Arabica ET-39 HiFi, whole genome shotgun sequence genome has a window encoding:
- the LOC113710450 gene encoding probable 3-hydroxyisobutyrate dehydrogenase, mitochondrial isoform X1 has translation MAISRLRFLLHQQLQKYTSSLRHLSYSNRSFCSASNLRSYFQRIGFIGLGNMGSRMANNLIEDGYNLTVHDVDHNAMKIFSERGILTKESPFEVADSSDVLITMLPSSNHVLDVYTGRNGLLSHGNTLGPWLFIDSSTIDPQMSRKLSATIADCSLKRKRDGFEVPAMLDAPVSGGVLAAQAGTLTFMVGGLEEAYVAAKPLFLSMGKSTIYCGGAGNGSAAKICNNLAMAVSMLGVSEALALGQKLGIAASTLTKIFNSSSARCWSSDTYNPVPGVMDGVPASRNYDGGFASKLMAKDLNLAAESAKEVGLEFPLTSQAEKIFTQLCNDGHGMKDFSCVFRHYYPGNDEL, from the exons ATGGCGATTTCCAGATTAAGGTTTTTACTTCATCAGCAGCTCCAAAAATATACTTCTTCTCTTCGTCACTTGTCTTATTCCAACCGTTCATTTTGTTCAGCATCCAATCTTCGCTCTTACTTTCAA AGAATTGGATTTATTGGTTTAGGAAATATGGGATCCCGAATGGCTAATAATTTGATTGAGGATGGATACAATCTCACCGTTCATGATGT AGACCACAATGCCATGAAGATTTTCTCAGAGAGGGGGATTCTTACAAAAGAGTCACCTTTTGAAGTTGCGGATAGTAGTGACGTCTTGATCACAATGTTGCCTTCTTCAAACCAT GTATTGGATGTTTACACTGGACGAAATGGTTTGCTCAGCCATGGTAATACTCTTGGACCATGGTTGTTCATAGATTCATCAACAATTGACCCTCAAATGTCAAGAAAGCTCTCTGCCACCATAGCTGATTGTTctctgaaaaggaaaagag ATGGTTTTGAGGTTCCGGCCATGTTGGATGCTCCTGTATCTGGAGGTGTTCTTGCTGCTCAAGCTGGAACACTTACTTTCATG GTGGGTGGCTTGGAGGAAGCTTATGTGGCTGCAAAACCCTTATTTCTCTCAATGGGGAAAAGCACAATTTATTGTGGTGGAGCAGGAAATGGTTCA GCAGCAAAGATCTGTAACAATTTGGCAATGGCTGTCAGTATGCTTGGTGTATCAGAGGCCCTTGCTTTAGGTCAGAAATTGGGTATTGCTGCCAGTACTCTGACCAAGATATTCAATTCTTCAAGTGCTCGCTGTTGGAGTAG TGATACTTACAATCCAGTGCCTGGAGTGATGGATGGGGTGCCTGCTTCAAGGAACTATGATGGTGGGTTTGCATCAAAGTTGATG gCTAAAGATCTAAATCTTGCTGCAGAATCAGCCAAAGAAGTAGGTTTGGAATTTCCACTGACATCTCAAGCAGAAAAGAT ATTCACTCAGCTTTGCAATGATGGGCATGGAATGAAGGACTTCTCATGCGTCTTCCGCCACTATTACCCTGGAAACGATGAGCTATAG
- the LOC113710450 gene encoding probable 3-hydroxyisobutyrate dehydrogenase, mitochondrial isoform X3 — MKIFSERGILTKESPFEVADSSDVLITMLPSSNHVLDVYTGRNGLLSHGNTLGPWLFIDSSTIDPQMSRKLSATIADCSLKRKRDGFEVPAMLDAPVSGGVLAAQAGTLTFMVGGLEEAYVAAKPLFLSMGKSTIYCGGAGNGSAAKICNNLAMAVSMLGVSEALALGQKLGIAASTLTKIFNSSSARCWSSDTYNPVPGVMDGVPASRNYDGGFASKLMAKDLNLAAESAKEVGLEFPLTSQAEKIFTQLCNDGHGMKDFSCVFRHYYPGNDEL; from the exons ATGAAGATTTTCTCAGAGAGGGGGATTCTTACAAAAGAGTCACCTTTTGAAGTTGCGGATAGTAGTGACGTCTTGATCACAATGTTGCCTTCTTCAAACCAT GTATTGGATGTTTACACTGGACGAAATGGTTTGCTCAGCCATGGTAATACTCTTGGACCATGGTTGTTCATAGATTCATCAACAATTGACCCTCAAATGTCAAGAAAGCTCTCTGCCACCATAGCTGATTGTTctctgaaaaggaaaagag ATGGTTTTGAGGTTCCGGCCATGTTGGATGCTCCTGTATCTGGAGGTGTTCTTGCTGCTCAAGCTGGAACACTTACTTTCATG GTGGGTGGCTTGGAGGAAGCTTATGTGGCTGCAAAACCCTTATTTCTCTCAATGGGGAAAAGCACAATTTATTGTGGTGGAGCAGGAAATGGTTCA GCAGCAAAGATCTGTAACAATTTGGCAATGGCTGTCAGTATGCTTGGTGTATCAGAGGCCCTTGCTTTAGGTCAGAAATTGGGTATTGCTGCCAGTACTCTGACCAAGATATTCAATTCTTCAAGTGCTCGCTGTTGGAGTAG TGATACTTACAATCCAGTGCCTGGAGTGATGGATGGGGTGCCTGCTTCAAGGAACTATGATGGTGGGTTTGCATCAAAGTTGATG gCTAAAGATCTAAATCTTGCTGCAGAATCAGCCAAAGAAGTAGGTTTGGAATTTCCACTGACATCTCAAGCAGAAAAGAT ATTCACTCAGCTTTGCAATGATGGGCATGGAATGAAGGACTTCTCATGCGTCTTCCGCCACTATTACCCTGGAAACGATGAGCTATAG
- the LOC113710450 gene encoding probable 3-hydroxyisobutyrate dehydrogenase, mitochondrial isoform X2: MGSRMANNLIEDGYNLTVHDVDHNAMKIFSERGILTKESPFEVADSSDVLITMLPSSNHVLDVYTGRNGLLSHGNTLGPWLFIDSSTIDPQMSRKLSATIADCSLKRKRDGFEVPAMLDAPVSGGVLAAQAGTLTFMVGGLEEAYVAAKPLFLSMGKSTIYCGGAGNGSAAKICNNLAMAVSMLGVSEALALGQKLGIAASTLTKIFNSSSARCWSSDTYNPVPGVMDGVPASRNYDGGFASKLMAKDLNLAAESAKEVGLEFPLTSQAEKIFTQLCNDGHGMKDFSCVFRHYYPGNDEL, from the exons ATGGGATCCCGAATGGCTAATAATTTGATTGAGGATGGATACAATCTCACCGTTCATGATGT AGACCACAATGCCATGAAGATTTTCTCAGAGAGGGGGATTCTTACAAAAGAGTCACCTTTTGAAGTTGCGGATAGTAGTGACGTCTTGATCACAATGTTGCCTTCTTCAAACCAT GTATTGGATGTTTACACTGGACGAAATGGTTTGCTCAGCCATGGTAATACTCTTGGACCATGGTTGTTCATAGATTCATCAACAATTGACCCTCAAATGTCAAGAAAGCTCTCTGCCACCATAGCTGATTGTTctctgaaaaggaaaagag ATGGTTTTGAGGTTCCGGCCATGTTGGATGCTCCTGTATCTGGAGGTGTTCTTGCTGCTCAAGCTGGAACACTTACTTTCATG GTGGGTGGCTTGGAGGAAGCTTATGTGGCTGCAAAACCCTTATTTCTCTCAATGGGGAAAAGCACAATTTATTGTGGTGGAGCAGGAAATGGTTCA GCAGCAAAGATCTGTAACAATTTGGCAATGGCTGTCAGTATGCTTGGTGTATCAGAGGCCCTTGCTTTAGGTCAGAAATTGGGTATTGCTGCCAGTACTCTGACCAAGATATTCAATTCTTCAAGTGCTCGCTGTTGGAGTAG TGATACTTACAATCCAGTGCCTGGAGTGATGGATGGGGTGCCTGCTTCAAGGAACTATGATGGTGGGTTTGCATCAAAGTTGATG gCTAAAGATCTAAATCTTGCTGCAGAATCAGCCAAAGAAGTAGGTTTGGAATTTCCACTGACATCTCAAGCAGAAAAGAT ATTCACTCAGCTTTGCAATGATGGGCATGGAATGAAGGACTTCTCATGCGTCTTCCGCCACTATTACCCTGGAAACGATGAGCTATAG